TGCGCAAGATCACGTGGCCCGATCGTGTTCAGCTTCGCAAGAACACGATCGCGGTCATCATTTTCGTGCTGCTCATCGCCGGGTTCATCGCGCTGCTCGACGTCATTCTGCAGGGCGTGCTGGTGTCCGGCGTGCCGTCTCTCTTCAAGTGAGCAACGTCGGCATGGCTCCTCAGCATCGATGGTACGCGATCCAGACGACGGCCGGCCACGAGAACAAAGTGCGCTCGCTCATCCAGCGCCGCATCGAACAAGACGCGCGGCCTGCTGAAGAACGGGCGATCCGCCAGGCGCTCGTGCCGACGCAGGAAGTCGTCGAGATCAAGAACGGCAAGAAAGTGACGGTCGAACGGAAGATCTACCCGGGATACGTGCTCGTGGAGATGGTGATGGACCAGGAAACGGCCCACACCATCAACAACATCCAGGGCGTGATCAAATTCGTTGGGCAAGACCGCTTTCCTCAGCCGCTCAGGCCCGACGAGGTCAATCGGCTGTTAGGCATTGCGGACGAGACAGAGCCGGAAGAGCCCAAGGAAGAAATTCCGTTCATGGTCGGACAGGCCGTCGAGATCACCGAAGGCCCGTTCAGCGACTTCAGCGGAACCGTCGAAGAAGTGTATGCGGACAAAGGAAAGGTTCGCGTGTCGGTGAGCCTGTTCGGCCGGCCCACCAGCGTCGAGCTGGATTACTTGCAGTTGAGAGGCTACTGACCAGTCCTCTCCACGTCGTCCACCACAGCGACGCTAAACACACCGTGGCAGAACCGCGCGACGACCTCGCGCATTCGACAGCGGAGTACTGATGGCACGAAAAGCGATTGGCTTCGTCAAGCTGCAGATTCCGGCAGCCCAGGCGACGCCGGCCCCACCGGTCGGCACCGCGCTTGGACCGCACGGCATCAACATCATGGCGTTCGTGAAGGAGTTCAACGCGAGGACGCAAGCCCAGGCCGGCACGATTCTGCCGGTCGAGCTGACGATCTTCTCGGATAAGTCTTTCACGTTCATCACGAAAACGCCGCCGGCCGCGATCCTCATCAAGAAGGAACTCGGCCTGGAGTCCGGTTCGGGTCAGCCTAACCGGAACAAAGTCGGCAAGTTGACCAAAGCGCAGGTCCGGAAGATCGCCGAGATCAAGCTGCCCGACCTCAACTGCGATTCCATCGAGAGCGCGATGGCCATGGTGGCCGGCGCCGCACGCTCGATGGGTGTCGAGGTGGGCGACTGATGCGACGCCACGGCAAGAAGTTCACGGCCGCCGCCAAGCGCATGCAGAACGGCAACGGCAGCATGCCCGCGCGTCAGGCGATCGACCTCGTGAAAACGAACGCGTTCGCCAAGTTCGATGAAACGGTCGAGGTCGCCGTCCGGTTAGGCGTCGATCCGCGCCACGCCGATCAGGTCGTCCGCGGCACCGTCGTGCTCCCGGCCGGCACCGGCAAATCGGTGCGCGTCGCCGTCATCGCCGTCGGCGAGAAAGCGCGCGAGGCCGAAGCTGCTGGAGCGGATGCCGTCGGCGTCGAGCTCGTGCAGAAAATCAAGGACGGCTGGCTCGAGTTCGACGTACTCATCGCCACTCCCGACCAGATGGGCCAGGTCGGACAGTTGGGCCGGGTGCTCGGACCGCGCGGCCTCATGCCTAACCCAAAGGCCGGCACCGTGACGTTCGATCTCACGCGCGCGGTCAAGGAAGTGAAGGCGGGCAAGATCGAGTTCCGCGTCGACAAGGCGGGCAACGTGCACGCCGCCATCGGCAAAGTCTCCTTTACCGCCGATGCGCTGAATGAAAACTTCACCGCGTTCATGGACCAGATCGTTCGCTCCAAGCCGGCCGCGTCGAAAGGCGTCTACATCAAGAACCTCGCGATTTCGAGCACCATGGGGCCCGGCGTCGCCATCGACACCACCCCGTACCGGTAACCGACGATGAAACGCGCGGAGAAAGACCAACTCGTCAGCGAGCTGACGACGAAGATCAAAGGCGCCACGGCGCTGTACTACACCGACTTCACCGGGCTCAACGTCAAGAACATGACGGAGCTCCGCCGCCGCTTCCGTCGTGCCGGCGTCGAGTACGTCGTGATCAAGAACAGCCTGGCGCTCCGGGCCGTGAACGACAGCGGTCTCGCCGGCACCAAGCTCAAAGGACCGACCGGCGTCGTCGTCGGCCGCGATCCCGTGGCGGCGGCGAAAGTGCTCGCCGATTTCGCCAAAGAACACGAGCAAAAGCCCGAGATCAAGGGAGGCTTGCTCGAAGGACGGGCCATCGGCGGAGCGCAAGTCAAGCACCTGGCATCGCTTCCGTCGAGGGACCAGATGCTCGCCGATTTCGCGGCCGGGTTGCAGTCGCCGCTCGCAGCGTTCGTCGGCGCGCTCAACGGGCTGCTCTACATGTGGGTCGGAGCGCTCGAAGCACTGCGGCAGCAAAAGGAAAGCGCGTAACGAGCAGCCGGCGGAGGCTGCTCACATAGGGCGCCGGCGTCGGGTCACCACGTACCTATTCAGTCGAGAGAACGGACACATGGCAAACGCAACCCTGGGCAAGGACGACATCCTCGAGGCGATCGGCAACATGTCGGTGCTCGAGCTCGCCGACCTCATTGAGTCGTTCAAGTCGAAGTTCAACGTGACGATCGCCGCCGCTCCCGTGGGCGGTGCGGCGCCAGCCGGCGGCGGTGCCGCCGCCGCCCCGGCCGCCGAAGAGCAGACCGAGTTCGCGGTCACGCTCAAGGAAGCCGGCGCCAAGAAGATTCAGGTGATCAAAGTGGTCCGCGAGATCACCAGCCTCGGCCTCAAAGAGGCGAAGGACCTCGTCGATGGCGCTCCGCAGACCGTGAAGGCGGGCGTGTCGAAGGAGGAAGCGGCCCAGATCAAGGCGAAGCTGGAAGAGCAAGGCGCGGTCGTCGAGGTCAAGTAGCCGACTGCGGTACCCGGGCGGTGTATCTTTAATTGCGCCGCCCGGGAACTGCCGCGCAGCCTAAACGGTATATAATCGGGTGCGGCTGCCGGTCGTCTCTCGGGTTCCCGGCGCGAATGGTCTTAAAGCCAGCATCGCAGCGACAATCGATTGTTCTTTCTGTGCTCCCCTTTGCCCTCGCGAAATCGCGACGCGGTGAGGGAGGAGCGGTTTTGCGTCTGTGCGCGGGTGATCAATGCCAGAATCGTTGAAGCAAATTTCCTTCGGAAAGCTCGACCAGGGGATGGACATGCCCCATCTCCTCGACATCCAGACGCGCGCCTTCGAGGCGCTGCTCCAGCTGGATGCCGCGGCCCACGATCGCGAGGACATCGGCCTCGAGCGCGTGTTCAAGGACCTGTTCCCGATCACCGACGTCCACGAGAACTATTCACTCGAGTTCGTTCGCTACTCCCTCGGCGACCCGAAGTATTCGGTCGAGGAGTGCATCGAACGCGACATGACGTACTCCGCCCCCCTCAAGGCGACCCTGCAGCTCGTCGTCAACGAGGAGGTCAACGGACAGAAGCGGCCGCGCAACATCATCGAGAAAGAGGTCTACCTCGGTGAGCTGCCGCTGCTGACGCCGTTAGGCACCTTCGTCATCAACGGCGCCGAGCGCGTGATCGTGAGCCAACTGCACCGCTCGCCGGGCGTCGTGTTCGAGGAGTCGACGCACCCCAACGGGCAGCGCCTCATCTCGGCGCGCATCATCCCGTTCCGCGGGTCGTGGGTCGAGTTCACGGTGGACATCCACGACGTGATCTACGTCCACATCGACAAGAAAAAGAAATTCCCGGCCACGGCGCTGCTCCGCGCGTTAGGCTACGGCAGCAACTCCGACATCCTGCGCCTCTTTTTCGCCGTGCGCGAACTCGACCTCACCAAGAAGCTCGAGAGCCGCGGCGATCAGCGCGAGGTGTTGGGCGCCATCATCGCCGAGGACATCACGCTCGCCGGCGAGGCATCGGATCCCGATGCGCCAAAGCTCAAAACCAAGAAAGCCCGCGCCGAGCGCGAGCGCGCCGAAGCCGAGATGCTCGTCAAGGAAGGGGACGAACTCACCCCGGAGGTCTACAACCGCCTCCGTCGGTTAGGCATCGACGCGATCAAGGTCTTCTCGTCCTACATGACGATCGACCTCCGCGACGAAATCGACGCCATCGAGCGCGGCGAGCGCACGACGCGCCGCGTGCTGGCCGTCGACGTCGTCGACGCCGACACCGGCGAGGCCATTGCCGAGACCGGCCAGACATTGACCGACACGCTGCTCAAGAAGCTGCGCCGCCAGGACATCAACAAGGTCCAGGTGTTCGTCGCCTCCGGCCGCGCCGAGTCGACGCTCATCAAGAACACGCTGGCCAAGGACCCCACGAAGAGCGAAAAGGAAGCGCTGCAGCAGATCTACTCGCTGCTGCGCCCGGGCGAAGCGCCCAACCTCGAGACCGCGCGCGTCGCGCTCGAGCGCCTGTTCTTCTCGCCCAAGCGCTACGACCTGGGCCGCGTCGGCCGCTACAAGATCAACCAGCGGTTAGGCCTCAAAACGCCGGCGTCGCACACCGTGCTCACGAAGGATGACTTCGTGGCCATCGTCCGCTACCTGGTGGAGCTCCACGAAGGCCGCGGCCACACCGATGACATCGACCACCTGGGCAACCGCCGCATCCGCTCGGTGGGCG
This genomic interval from Gemmatimonadaceae bacterium contains the following:
- the rplJ gene encoding 50S ribosomal protein L10: MKRAEKDQLVSELTTKIKGATALYYTDFTGLNVKNMTELRRRFRRAGVEYVVIKNSLALRAVNDSGLAGTKLKGPTGVVVGRDPVAAAKVLADFAKEHEQKPEIKGGLLEGRAIGGAQVKHLASLPSRDQMLADFAAGLQSPLAAFVGALNGLLYMWVGALEALRQQKESA
- the secE gene encoding preprotein translocase subunit SecE encodes the protein MPAAVTKFTTAVRTSAVDFADFITAVRVEMRKITWPDRVQLRKNTIAVIIFVLLIAGFIALLDVILQGVLVSGVPSLFK
- the rplK gene encoding 50S ribosomal protein L11, translated to MARKAIGFVKLQIPAAQATPAPPVGTALGPHGINIMAFVKEFNARTQAQAGTILPVELTIFSDKSFTFITKTPPAAILIKKELGLESGSGQPNRNKVGKLTKAQVRKIAEIKLPDLNCDSIESAMAMVAGAARSMGVEVGD
- the rplL gene encoding 50S ribosomal protein L7/L12, translating into MANATLGKDDILEAIGNMSVLELADLIESFKSKFNVTIAAAPVGGAAPAGGGAAAAPAAEEQTEFAVTLKEAGAKKIQVIKVVREITSLGLKEAKDLVDGAPQTVKAGVSKEEAAQIKAKLEEQGAVVEVK
- the rplA gene encoding 50S ribosomal protein L1, giving the protein MRRHGKKFTAAAKRMQNGNGSMPARQAIDLVKTNAFAKFDETVEVAVRLGVDPRHADQVVRGTVVLPAGTGKSVRVAVIAVGEKAREAEAAGADAVGVELVQKIKDGWLEFDVLIATPDQMGQVGQLGRVLGPRGLMPNPKAGTVTFDLTRAVKEVKAGKIEFRVDKAGNVHAAIGKVSFTADALNENFTAFMDQIVRSKPAASKGVYIKNLAISSTMGPGVAIDTTPYR
- the nusG gene encoding transcription termination/antitermination protein NusG → MAPQHRWYAIQTTAGHENKVRSLIQRRIEQDARPAEERAIRQALVPTQEVVEIKNGKKVTVERKIYPGYVLVEMVMDQETAHTINNIQGVIKFVGQDRFPQPLRPDEVNRLLGIADETEPEEPKEEIPFMVGQAVEITEGPFSDFSGTVEEVYADKGKVRVSVSLFGRPTSVELDYLQLRGY